The Chryseobacterium oranimense genome contains the following window.
ATCCATTTCAATATGCATGATGGCTTGGTCTTGAAATGATCTTAAATTCAGAATATACTTTTTATTGGTTTTCTAATATAATAAACGGATTTACGCTTATTTCAATCATCAGATTTTCAAAGTAAAAATAGAATCCAAAAGTATTCCGCATTTTTTTTGGAACACTTTCAACCCTTAGATGCGGTTCATCTTTAATCTTATGATAGATGTGGTGTACAGCATTTTCATCTTCCTGATAAAATCCAATGTGAAAGTTTTCCGGATAGTCAGGTATTTTTTCTTCATTATTCATTACCTGTCCCCAAATTACCAATGCGAATTTTTTGTTATTTTCCATAACGGCCATCTTACTATTGCGATTGGTAATCAGCTCAAAGCCCATATGTGTTGAGAATAGTTCAACAGCTTTATCTACATCTTTTACAACCAGATTAATGTGATTCAATTCCATTTTTTAA
Protein-coding sequences here:
- a CDS encoding VOC family protein; its protein translation is MELNHINLVVKDVDKAVELFSTHMGFELITNRNSKMAVMENNKKFALVIWGQVMNNEEKIPDYPENFHIGFYQEDENAVHHIYHKIKDEPHLRVESVPKKMRNTFGFYFYFENLMIEISVNPFIILENQ